CAGGGTGAAAGCACATGACCTAATACCTCCACCTGAGCTTTAGCTATATTCTCAAATATTCAGCATTTTGACTAGCTTTGTACATTTTCAAGGTGAACAAGCTCACGCATCCAGGTAATAATATATGCTTGTGTGGAAAACGTCCAATGGGGAGGATTCATTTGAGAATGCCTGTCCCTGTACAACAGGCTTGTGCAAACAGTTCCACTGAGAGGTATTTTTAGAATGCATAATTTCCTTGTAATTGGTCTGACAACACATTGCAAACAAGTCTTTCAACTTCTGTAGGTGAAAACCTGTGGACAATCATGCAGGTGTAATGAttttacatacagtgcattcagaaagtattcagaccccttgactttttccaaattttgttactttacagccttattctaaatttgatttaaccgtttttccccctcatcaatctacacacaataacccattatgacaatgcaaaaacaggtttttgtacatttttgcacatttataaaaataaaaaaataaaatgaaatatcacatttaaatacgTATTCAGCTTCTTTACTCAGTCTTTGTTGAAGCAGTGATTAcaatattcttgggtatgacactacaagcttggcacacctgtatttggggagtttatcccattcttctttatagatcctctcaagctctgtcaggttggatggggagcgtcgctgcacagctattttcaggtctctccagagatttttttcaagtccgggctctgactgggccactcaaggacatttagagacttgacccgaagccactcctgtattaggagtttttcctagccaccgtgcttctacacctgcattgcttgctgtttggggttttagcctgggtttctgtacagcactttgagatatcagctgatgtacgaagggctatataaatacatttgattttatttcattatcttggctgtgtgcttagggtcgttgtcctgttggaaagtgaaccttcaccccagtctgaagtcctgagcactctggagcagattttcatcaaggatatctctgtactttgctccgttcatctttccctcgatcctgactagtcttccagtccctgccactgaaaagtctccacagcatgatgctgccatcaccatgcttcactgtatggATGGTGTCAGATTTCagccagacgtgatgcttggcattcaggccaaagagttcaatcttggtttcatcagaccagataatcttgtttatcatggtctgagagtcctttaggtgcctttggcaaactccaagcgggctgtcttgtgcctttcactgagaagtggcttctgtctggccactctaccatagagacctgattggtggagtgctggagAGATCGTCTGAGTGACCGTCAGGTTCTTGGTGACCTCCATGACCAATTCCCttctattgctcagtttggccgggcagccaactctaggaagaatcttggtggttccaaccttcttacattttaaaatgaatgaggccactgtgttcttggggaccttcaatactttTGTAAACAAGCTATTTCTCttttgtttttttaatacatttgctaacatttctaaaaacctgttttcactttgtcattatggggtattgtgtgttgattgaatgtaatacattttagaatatggctgtaacaacATAATGTgggaaaaatcaaggggtctgaatagtttatATTACCTGTAAGTGATGTGTGACATCTTGTAGGCCTACATTTCACTGGTACCAAGGTTCTTTATAATTTCAAGAAATCAAATAGATATAGAACGATCCCACGAACACATTGCTTTACATTTATTAAAAGGGCTAACACTTTCTGACAGATGGCTGCGTGGGTAAGCGGAGTCAGAGATAATGACAGTGGATTGGATCAGACACCAATGTGGATGTCCAATTACTTGACGTGTTTATTCTAGGACGTTGATTCGCACCGTTCTTCGTTTTATTATAGTCTACTATCTAGCCCAGATACTGGACACTATTATAGTTGTTTTTTTGTATTACAATGGTTCATTCATTTTATCTTTCATACACTAGTTATTACGGATACAGAATGGGCTATATAGTCATCCTCCAACTGAACTTGAATCAGTGGACTACTATGGTCCACAGATGGCCACTAACCACACTGTCAACTTGTTCACCACCACGCTGCAAAATACATTAACTCACTCGCAATGTTGTAAACTGGAAGTAAGAAAAAGAAGTgcataatataaataaatataaatctcAATGGCGCATTTGCAGTAAACCATGTCAATGACATGAACAAATGAATGCGTCTATCGGAAGACAATGGATCACTTACTGAATGTATAACGCACAAAATAATCTGTTGAATGAACGCCTAGTCAGTTTTCCCAATAAAATGTTTCTCATTGAGGTTGTCTAATTGGGAAAAAACGACAGTAGACTTGTGTACAAGAGCCCCATAGAACACCTTAaatatactgaacacaaatataaactcaacattcaacaatttcaatgactttactgacttacagttcataCACATTTCTGCTGTCCGGGTGGTCAGTCACAGAGGTGAAGAAGccaaatgtggaggtcctgggctggcgtggttacacaagGTTTGCGGTTGTGtggctggttggacatactgtcaaattctctaaaacgacattggagatggcttatggtagagaaatgaacatgacattttctggcaacaactctggtggacaattcttcagtcagcatgccaattgcacactccctcaaaactgagacaactgttgcattgtgttgtgacaaaactgcacatttcagagttgctttttattgtccccagcacaaggtgcacctgtgtaatgatcatgctgtttaatcagcttcttgatatgccacacctgtcagatggatggattgtcttggcaaaggagaaaagctcactataacagggatgtaaaccaatttgAGCACACAATTTGAGAAAAACAAGCAAttggtgcgtatggaacatttctgggatcttttatttcagctcatgaaacatcagaccaacacgttacatgttgcgattatatttttgttcagtaaagaATCCCAAGCGGGGTACTTGGAGCGCACTGAGACATCTTTATCTTGCATTTAAatttgcaatatgtaactttttgggcgacccgaccAATTCACATAGAAAGTTAATTTATAGATCTGCCATTCTCATTGAATGCAAGACTAAGAAGCGGTAGAACTGTTCTAtttgtgctatttctatgcttcccattcatAAGTTTagtttactttcagttttgtacaccagcttcaaacagctgataataccatatttttggttattaaaaaaaatatttcacagCTGTCTAGATGGTACCTTTAAAAGGCGAACTATACAGAAATACACTttaccatttcctggttgctaaaattctaatagtttgcctaatatcaggttatgtgacaaaacaagcaacaagtgtagagaatcattgtaccatttaAACCATAGTGAAATATATGTTATGTTCAATAACCCAAAATGTTGTATTTTCAGTTGTTTGAAGCTGGcatacaaaactgaaagtaacagacgggaagcatagaaatagtacacatagaacagatctaccacttcttagacttgtttTCAATGATAATATATCTATAATACACATTTTTATGTGAATTTGGTGGGGTCACCCAAAAaggtacatattgcagcttttaaAGGGCCAGATACTACATTTTCCCCAATTGGAATGGGATCCAATGAGCGGGAACCTACACTATAATTGAGGGGAATCTGATTGTTTTGATCCAGGTGCCCAGGTAGGCGTGTTTTGCAACGGTTGAAAGTTGATTGCATTTGGAACCAGGCTGCCTCCCGGCATGAGCCAGATGCCCCTTTCAAAGCCCATGGTGAAGTTGTCTCAAAACAAAAGCACATGGACTAATGAGtaggattctgtgttttcacaAAACTGATTGCTTTTGATAAAAACGCTTTATCTGGCTTCCTAATTAAAACTAATTTGAAAATGTAAAAACATTAATTTTATGGAAAAGAGATATTGAATGTTTCTGGACAATGTAACATAATGCCTTGTTGACATGACCGGCAATGAATATTACTGTTCGGTTTGAGAAGGGTGCTTCTCCCTCACCACTTTTGCCCGTTCATGTCGTGGGCCATAGACTGGTGCCCTGCGGCTCAGCATAATCAAATCCACCCATTGTCATATTATTCTGAGGGTCTCACAAGTCTGAGTGGTCAAGCCCTGGATGGAGTGCAAGCCAGGTAATTGAGGTCCCATGGGATGGTTGTTGGAGGATGCTCAAGTGCATTCAATGTGGCTCAGTCAGGTAGACCTGCTTGCCAAGAAAAAGGGGTGAATTGAAGATTATTTTGCAAGATACCCTTGGGAAAATACCAAAACTCTCTTGAGAAAAATGTCACCAGCCTGTAGTAGAGAGTTGAGGCCCCTGAAGAAATTGTAAAATGTTTGAATTGTTCGCTTAAGTTATTAGCAGCTTCAGGGAGCCCTGTCTTCTGCGAATaggcacatttttttttaagaaaaaaaagaaacacagcctagctatatatactatatatagggGCCCTGGGGCCACACTTTCTTTGTCAATTGTTCACTCTTTGAATATATTGAAATGCTGCATATCTAATATCTATATTGAGAAAATAATTATATTGACATCTGTTGGTGAAAGGAAGTATAGAATTGTAGGGAGTGGTTCTGTAAAGAGCCCTCTAGTGGAAAACAGATCATGGAGACACCAGAGAGCACAGTTAACTCAAGAGTTCAACTATAAAATAATCACAGGCACAACCTTGAAAGGAATAcaaaaatatgtttatttttattatgGCAGATCAGAACAAAAACAACAGTGACACAAAATGCAGTTGTAGAAAAAATACAAAGCTTTCATGCGTGTTTTTCTTGTTCCATAATAAATGACCAACAATAGCTTATCTTTAACTTATCTTCTGGTCAGATGAGCTGTTTGAGTATGAGTATGCCTTGCCTAAGACTATTCTGTCTCTGAGAAGCTTGAAGAAGGCGTAGTAGTTGCTGAAGAGAATTAAAGCCAAGGATATCGTCTGATGCCACTTTTCTGAGCATATCAACGAGTAGAGCTGGTAGAATATCATAGCACCTTCCAAGATGATGAGGATGTTCAATATTCGTAAGGGCTTGTTGAAGAAAAACTAAAGGATAAAAATAGAAGAAGAAAACAAAGGAGGCATGTTGTTATTGAACAAACAATGTCTGGAAGTGCAACCAGTCCTTTAGCTGTGGCTGCCTGAGGCTCAAACAAGAACCGTCTTGCAGTTGGTGTTACTTACATAGAAGCGATAGTGGGAGACGTCTGAGGGGACAGCGACATTGTAGTGCCCCATGGCCTTGTAAACATTCTTATTGTGTTTGACCAGGACACCCTGGGGCCACATGTACTCTTCCGTCCATCTGTAGGAGAGAAAGGGTTCAAATACCAGATTAATGATTTATATTCAGTTGTTATACCGGTGTCATAgcactgtaataactgtagtaataTACAACAACTACTAACATGTTATTACTAGAGTAATTAGTGTTATAATCCCTCCCaaaacactgaggaacacctatcCTTAGTGCTCCTCGGGCCGTGATGCCACCTCACTAGTGGTACTTACATGTGCTGCAGGACGTTGGAGCAGAGAGAAGGGTCCACTTTGTGCCAGCAGCCCAGGTGTGCTGCAGCCTTGTGGAGCAGGTCACAGTAGCGCGGGGGCAGCAGGTGTCTCATGAGGATGACTGAGGTACTGACAGACACCAGGATGAAGAGCTCACAGGACCAGCGCTTGTCCACGTACTGTGTGCTCTTCAGAGGACCAGCACACAACCAGAATCCGAAGACAGAAAAACACAGCACCTCAGACATACATTACATTATtatttgtttaacctttattaaactaggaaagtcagttaagaacaaattcttatttacaatgacgacccatcccggccaaaccctcccctaacctggacgacgctgagccaattgtgcgccgcccattACAACTGCAGGCATTAAGAAATGCAAGTATTCCATCTAATGATGTTGACATAACTCGTCAATATATAACAACGCTGCCCTATGGTGAAAAACAAACAGCTCTGACGACAGACCATAATTTCTCAAATCTCAGTCAGCGCAGCACACAACTTCATAGGGAATTGGACTAGCGCATCCTGTAACATACATAACATGAGGCTTCTCAGTTATAACAGTGGAAGTCAGTTATAGGTACTCACCTTAACAAACCATACAGGTACGAAGGCCACGTAGTAGGCACTGAGCATGGAGCTGACCAGCACCTCCTTCATCCTCCAGTTGAAGTCCATCTTCAGGTACTCCACCTCCTTGCGGATGAGGTCTGGGGAGAGGCAGCAGGCGTGTGTGGGCATGGCCTGGACCCCGTACAGCTGGCTGGTGTGCTGCTTCCACGTCTCCTTCAGCACCGTCAGGTAGTCCCGCCCGCGCCCCACGCTGCCCACCTCCTTCGACCCGATGCTGGTGATGGGTGAGAGCGGCCCCACCCGGCGGAAGTCGCAGTTCAACCGGAAAAAGGGAATGTACATACCGAACCTATGGAAACAGGGGATTTCAGAAATTTCAGGTCCCAATCTATTCCAAACTGACAGGGGTATTTAATAGTCTATTCAGATCATAGGAATCTAATCTGGAGTTAGTCGGTACTGTGATGATTAACTTTGAACTGTCTAGGGAACATCACATACTGTGGCTGAAACATTGTGGAGCTTGACAAATGCTCTGAGCTCTAGTGAAGGTTGATACTAGTGATGTGGTTGTTTGGCAAGTAGTACGCTATGTATGGCTCTCTCTGTGTCATTGTGAAGTCTGGCTTGAATGGTTGTGATACTGAGGTCTGACGGCTGACCATACTCACGGGTAACAGAGGAAAAGCAGGCTGAGGACAGAGTAGGTCCTGAATAGGTATATGAGGGAACGACACAGACTCCAGCCCGTCAGTGTGAGCACAGCGAACCGTGCCATCACTAGGAAGATGGAGTGAGGGAACGAGAGCTTCCCACTCTGGGATGcctggagaggcaggagagagagaggcagagtcagacagacatgaTGTTTGTTATGCCAATAAGGTACTATTCAcctgagagacagaaacagacctgAGCGGTTTGAGAAAAACAGAAAGAGATAGAGGTGCCGGAAAAAATCCTACATTGACAAATATCACACAATAACACTTGCATTATTAAAGAGATGCACATTGGTGGAATTGTTTACAACAAATCTATAATATCAAACTTGCCAAGCGGTGTGAATTCCTACCTCTTTTACAATCGCTGCAATCAGCCTGCGAGCCAGTATGATGACTGTGAACACCAGCATGTTATAGTCGATGAGGTGGAAGTTCTGCATTAGACAAAACAAAATATTTTATAATGATGTTGTATTACTTACTGGAAATGAAGTTAGCATGCCATGAGAAGTGAAATCATTTATAACAGTATAGTGACAACATTTGGAAAGGAATCCCTTTTCAGATGTAATTTGTAAGATGTCGAAGTACAAAGAATGGAGACGGCAAATATGCACACCTGGACCTTCTCCTAAACAGGACATTTATAAAATCTGCAGGAACATTATCAAACCTGATACTATCTCCattatgtttttatttaactaggcacgtcagttaagaacaaattcttatttacaatgactgtcttactcggccaaaccctaacccggaagacgctgggccaattgtgcgccaccctataggactcccaatcacgtccggttgtgatacagtctggaatcgaaccagggtctgtagtgacacctctagcactgagatgtagtgccttagaccgctgctccactcgggagaaCAATGTGGTCAAATACAATCAAACCCTCACACAATGGCAATGAAGTCACCACACAACCAAACAAACAAACTCACACAAAATCCAATCACCTCCCAAAGTGAGCCACAAACAAACCCTAACAGACagattacagacagacagcaaataGCAACACAGTCAGATAACATCATCAGTCAGCGACAGTCTGAGTGGGGGACTCACCAGCGAGGTGTGTGAGGGGGGGTGTGAGGGGGGGTACCACCAGACAGTCTTGTAGATGTTGACATAGTGGACAAAAAGGGCGATGAGGTGGCAGAAGAACAAGTGCAGCTCAAACAGCACATTCCTGTCCATGGATAACTCTGGGATCTTACAGTGCTTCAGAGGAACCACCGTATGGGCTGCCAAGGGGGGGCTAGAGATGCCCGTTCCTGAGCCGTTCCTAGAACACACACATGATCAGGGGCTTACAGAAATACTTTGTGTTACTACATGTTCATATCTAAAGACTTAATAGCCTTTAGCTATTATCACCTTCCATAATGACATGACTGTGGTATAGGCCTACACACTGGGGCAGTAGGTAGCCTGGCAGGtaggagcattgggccagtaaccgaaaggttgctggatcgaattcctgagctgacaaggtaaaaatcggtcGTTCTACCAcagagcaaggcagttaacccacagttccccgggtgccgaagacgtggatgccgattaaggcagccctccgcATCAATCTGATTCagtggggttgggttaaacgcggAAAACACATTTTAGTTAAATGCAATCAGTTGTacaactaggtatcccccttatcCAACATAAACAAATCACTCTcacaacaacatatcacagtgCTCTACACAGAACCCAGACACCCCATACTATGCCCTTGTCCTCTCACCTTGTCCGAGACCGCACCCCTGTGACTGGGGAGCTGGTAGAGTGGTTGCCATTGCCGACCGAGCCTGGCTCACTGCTCAGTGGAGACCTGCAGTAAGCAGTGCGGTTCGCCCCTCTTCGTCCGCCTGCCATCGCAGACTCCCAACGTTTCTTTGTCTTGTGAGTTTAAGTTTGTCTGAGCGCTCCTCTTTCTCTGATCACAGTGAAGGAAACCACCCTGATGATTTGAAAAGTTGGTTAATTTTCTTAATTCTATAGGCACCACTGCTCAAAAGTTATGCTAAGTCAGCTAAATGTATGATATACTGCAAACTGGTGATGACATGAATAGTAGTCAATCCAGATTGGGACTTTACATTTCAATCATAAAAGGTTATTATGCATTTATAATGCTCAAATAACAGATCATGTTTATATATGACACTATTAAGCTAAACATGTACAGTGATAGATCATGAATGAATGTCAGTGACAGAAACAATATCTCCATTTGAAATGTAGATGAGCAATTTATTCATTCCAACCTGACCTGATAATAACGTGGCCTGAGTACAATGTGACCAAAATACTACACAAATATTGAAATATCTGCTAACCCATGCATCTCCTATAAAATAAGCTTAACTACAGCTAGTTAAACAAATATTTTTGTAGTTGCTAGCTATTGCGATGCATGTTTTGGGTTTTGTATGTAAACAGCTAGTTGATTTCATGTGCTCCTTCCCAATGCAGCTAACTAACTAGTTAAACAAGTTTGCTGAATTGTATTGGCATCAACTAACTAAACACATTTACTGAGGAAAGACCAACACCTTTTGCGGAAGCTGACATACAAAACAGATAGTTGCATCATTATGAAGTGACAGGtcataaatatatttaaaaatgtaaTGCATCTTATCGTTGCGTGTACCCGATAAAACGTGTATTTTCCGCCAAGACGGCAAATGCATGCTCGACGAAATACAAAAGACTGCGGCCTAACGTAACCACATAAACAGGCtagctggtagctagctagcaacccaAATCATACAACATTTAAGCTTACCGGAGTTTGGACAGCGATTTTATCTTAGATGCGGTTGCAGTATATGAAGTAGCAAGTTACACAACACAGATTTTCTGAGCCTTTGTAGAAAAAAATGCGCGTTTTCCATTATAATAAACGAGGTTGATCATTGTGTTGACGTGATACTACCGCTGTGTGATAGAGATGGGACGCGGACGTGATTGAGGACATCACGAGGGAGGGGAGTCTTTCTTTACTTTAAAGAGATCATGTAATACCAAAGATTTGTATAGCTCATTGTTCTATCGGTGATAATACTGCATTTACGTAATATATCCTGATAATTT
The genomic region above belongs to Oncorhynchus nerka isolate Pitt River linkage group LG18, Oner_Uvic_2.0, whole genome shotgun sequence and contains:
- the LOC115146281 gene encoding transmembrane protein 39B; the protein is MAGGRRGANRTAYCRSPLSSEPGSVGNGNHSTSSPVTGVRSRTRNGSGTGISSPPLAAHTVVPLKHCKIPELSMDRNVLFELHLFFCHLIALFVHYVNIYKTVWWYPPSHPPSHTSLNFHLIDYNMLVFTVIILARRLIAAIVKEASQSGKLSFPHSIFLVMARFAVLTLTGWSLCRSLIYLFRTYSVLSLLFLCYPFGMYIPFFRLNCDFRRVGPLSPITSIGSKEVGSVGRGRDYLTVLKETWKQHTSQLYGVQAMPTHACCLSPDLIRKEVEYLKMDFNWRMKEVLVSSMLSAYYVAFVPVWFVKSTQYVDKRWSCELFILVSVSTSVILMRHLLPPRYCDLLHKAAAHLGCWHKVDPSLCSNVLQHIWTEEYMWPQGVLVKHNKNVYKAMGHYNVAVPSDVSHYRFYFFFNKPLRILNILIILEGAMIFYQLYSLICSEKWHQTISLALILFSNYYAFFKLLRDRIVLGKAYSYSNSSSDQKIS